A region from the Mustela erminea isolate mMusErm1 chromosome 10, mMusErm1.Pri, whole genome shotgun sequence genome encodes:
- the DNASE2B gene encoding deoxyribonuclease-2-beta, producing MPQLCSGSSSSEIPGKHLTALQSARGQKFLHFAKSDSFLDDIFAAWMAQHLKTHLLTETWQRKRQELPSNCSLPYHVYNVKAIKISGQSYFSSYQDHAKWCVSQKRTKNRWTCIGDLNRSPYQAFRSGGFICTQNQLIYRAFQGLVLYYEPCNSTW from the exons ATGCCCCAGCTGTGCTCTGGTTCTAGCTCGTCAGAGATCCCCGGCAAGCACCTCACCGCACTTCAGTCAGCCCGGGGCCAAAAATTCCTCCATTTTGCAAAGTCGGATTCTTTCCTTGATG ACATCTTTgcagcctggatggctcaacATTTGAAGACACACTTGCTAACAGAAACCTGGCAGCGAAAGAGACAAGAGCTTCCTTCAAATTGCTCCCTTCCTTACCATGTCTACAATGTCAAAGCAATTAAGATATCTGGACAGTCTTATTTCAGTTCTTACCAGGATCATGCCAAGTGGTGTGTTTCCCAAAAGAGGACCAAAAATCGCTGGACCTGTATTGGAGACCTAAATCGGAGCCCATACCAAGCCTTCAGAAGTGGAGGGTTCATTTGTACCCAGAATCAGCTTATTTACCGTGCATTTCAAGGACTGGTTTTGTATTATGAGCCCTGTAACTCAACTTGGTGA